The Jeotgalibacillus aurantiacus region CAAGCGGGATTGTACTCCCGGACAGTGCGAAAGAAAAGCCGCAGGAAGGGAAAGTTGTGGCAGTCGGAACAGGCCGTGTGCTTGAGAACGGCGAGCGTGTAGAGCTTGAGGTTTCTGTTGATGACCGCATTATCTTCTCGAAATACGCTGGAACAGAAGTGAAATACCAGGGTACTGAATACTTAATCCTTCGCGAGAGCGACATTTTAGCAGTCGTTAACTAATGTTAACTTACTTACTTTTATAAAACAAAGTCCTTCGATCAGGACGTCATTTTCATCAAAGATACCAAATTATTTTAGGAGGTACTTATAAATGGCTAAAGAAATTAAGTTCAGTGAAGAAGCACGCCGCTCCATGCTACGTGGTGTGGATCAGCTTGCAAACGCGGTAAAGGTAACGCTTGGACCAAAAGGACGCAACGTCGTTCTTGAAAAGAAATTCGGTTCACCATTAATCACAAATGACGGCGTAACAATCGCAAAAGAAATCGAGCTTGAAGATGCATTTGAAAACATGGGTGCAAAGCTTGTCGCTGAAGTAGCAAGCAAGACAAACGAAATCGCCGGTGACGGTACAACAACTGCAACGGTTCTTGCACAGGCAATGATTCGTGAAGGTCTGAAAAACGTGACTGCTGGAGCAAATCCGGTTGGCGTACGTAAAGGGATCGAAAAAGCGGTTCAAACAGCGCTTGAAGAACTGAAAGCCATCTCTAAACCAATCGAAGGCAAAGAGTCGATCGCACAGGTTGCGGCAATCTCTGCTGCTGACGAAGAAGTCGGCCAGCTGATTGCTGAAGCGATGGAGCGCGTTGGAAACGACGGCGTTATCACAATCGAAGAATCAAAAGGCTTCACGACAGAGCTTGATGTAGTAGAAGGCATGCAGTTCGACCGCGGATATGCATCTCCATACATGGTCACAGACTCTGACAAAATGGAAGCGGTGCTTGATAACCCGTACATCCTGATCACAGACAAGAAGATCGGCAACATCCAGGAAGTTCTTCCAGTTCTTGAGCAGGTTGTTCAGCAGAACAAGCCACTTCTAATCGTTGCTGAAGACGTAGAAGGTGAAGCACTTGCAACACTTGTTGTGAACAAGCTTCGCGGAACATTCAATGCCGTTGCTGTAAAAGCACCAGGCTTTGGTGACCGTCGTAAAGCAATGCTAGAAGACTTAGCTGTACTAACAGGCGGAGAAGTGATCACTGAAGATCTTGGACTTGATCTGAAGTCAGCGAACATCTCCCAGCTTGGCCGTGCTGCTAAAGTTGTGGTTACAAAAGAAAACACAACAGTTGTTGAAGGTGCAGGAGACGCTGAAAAAATCGGCGGCCGCGTAGCTCAGATCCGTGCACAAATCGAAGAAACAACATCTGACTTCGACAAAGAAAAACTGCAGGAGCGCCTTGCAAAACTTGCTGGCGGCGTAGCAGTCATCAAAGTCGGAGCAGCAACAGAAACAGAACTGAAAGAGCGCAAACTGCGCATCGAAGACGCCCTCAACTCAACGCGTGCAGCCGTAGAAGAAGGAATCGTATCCGGTGGTGGTACAGCACTCGTGAACGTATACAACAAAGTAGCCTCTGTTGAAGCAGAAGGCGACGTGGCAACAGGTATCAACATCGTGCTTCGCGCACTTGAAGAGCCAATCCGCCAAATCGCACACAACGCAGGCTTAGAAGGCTCCATCATCGTCGACCGCCTCAAGAAAGAAGAAGTAGGCGTAGGCTTCAACGCAGCCAACGGCGAATGGGTCAACATGATCGAATCCGGCATCGTAGACCCAACAAAAGTAACACGCTCAGCCCTTCAAAACGCTGCATCAGTAGCGGCGATGTTCCTGACGACTGAAGCCGTAGTCGCAGACATCCCGGAAGAAAACACTGGCGGTGGCATGCCTGATATGGGTGGTATGGGTGGAATGATGTAAGGTCATCCATACACAGAAGAACTCTCTCTCACTTTGTGAGGGGGAGTTTTTTTTGTGCTGAAAATAACTGTTTTAGGTATTTTTATGGAAATATATGATATTATTTTACTGGGATAAAGTTGATTTTCAAAATTCAAGCTGTAATTTACTTTTCAGTAGGGATGTGAATGATATGAAACAACGCGTTGTAATGTTAATCTCAGTCTCTCTAGCAATCGTGCTTTCATTAGCTTTAGCTTTTGAAGCTTACAGTCAATCTGAAAAGCGAGAGCTCGAGATATTTAATCTGCTTTTAGGTATTGAATTGGTTATAGATGAGCTGGAATCGGATTTAGATAAACAAAGCAAGATCATTGAATCTAAAACCTTTCAAACTGAACTAGAGAATTATGCTATGGAAAAAAATGATTACTTAAACACATCAAAAACCGTGTCTTATATGTTTGAGGCAATAGAAGATGTAGACAAAGATTATATTGATCTTAATGTTGATTTACATTATCACTACAGCAGTTTTTTAACAGCTGAATCAAAGGAAGTAGCTTCAGAAGAGCATGAAATTTTAACAGGTCTGCTGTTAGAAATAAAAAGAATTAGAGATTATTTAGCTTCGATTAATGATTTTGATAACGAGGCGTGATCGATTAATGTATCCTTTAAATGTTTAAAGAGTTTTGCAGCATGAAGTGCCTAATTTCAAGGGAATATCCTCTTTTTTATAGAACGTATGTTCCTTTTTGGGATAAAAGAAAACTTCCAAAAATGGAAGTTCAAACTGTTTGGAGATGTTCTCTCAAATTACCAGGCTTAATTTTTTTTGAAAAAAACATAAACTCTTGGCCTCGAGTAGGTTCTGCAATAGAATAATTTAAATAATATTTTTCGTAATAATGTCTGGAGTACAACTTCTCAATTTTATCAGCAATATCGTATGTTAATATCCAATAACGATTTCTCATTTTTCCTTTGATTACTTTGGCTAATTCTACGTGATCATTATGATCGTAGAAATTTGTATATAAATCTGGACCTTTATCGTAGTATGGAGGGTCAAAAAAAGTTAATGAGTTCCGAGTATTTTTAATAACTTCCTCAATGAATTCAATCGCGTCATAATTATGTACCTCAATTCTGTCAGCTTTTGACGCAATCAACTCTATTCTTTTAATAATTTTCTCTTTATTAAATCTACAATCCATTTTATAAGCACCCTTTTGTTCTTTGCCACCAATAACGCCAGCTTTAATTATTCCAGCTCTATTAGTCCTGTTTAGAAAAAGGGTAGAAAATGCCACATCTAATTCACTTTCATTTTCTTTGTTAGATTGTATTTTTTTCTGTAAATCCCATTCTTTCATAGATATAGGGGTTTCAATAATTTTGTCAATTAACTTTTCTGGATGACTAACAATTACTTTCCAAAAACAATAAATACTGCGATCAAAGTCATTTATATATATTTTTTGAACATCCTCGTTTAAAAGCAACCTTATTGCAACTGCGGCTCCTCCTGCGAACGGCTCTATATAGCTTGTTAGATTATTTTCTCTAATGAGATGTTTTACATAGTTGTAAGTTTTGTCTTTACCACCAGGATATCTTAGTGGGGTTAATGTAGCTCTCGGCATTTTATCACCTGCTTCTAGTGTTATCTGTTTCTTCCTTTACTAAAAACCTTTACTTTTTAGGGCTGCAAGTTTATTTGTTACAAGCTTTATAAATGATTCTGCAAGTGTGGTAATATTATCATTTTCAAGAACTGCTTTGTAATAATACTTATATATACCTGATTGGTCAAAAAAAGATTCGTGAGATTGAAACCATTTCTTTAGATTTTCTCTGTCAAGTTTTTGCTGTGAGATCATGTTTTCAAGTTCATTTAAGAGCATTTGAGGATAATAATTACCCAAAGACGTGTTATGTTCCACAGAATACCAAAAATCATGATGCTTATCTTCATTTAATAACAACTCATACAGAATTCTAAAAACATTTTCTTCAGGACTAAAGTCGCCAGGCAAAAAAAGAACATTTCTTGGGTAGTTTTGAATTGAATTATAGCCCTTTGGATCATTAGTTAAAAATTCTTTGAGAGATGGTTTTTTCTTATATCTCGCGTCTCCATCTAGAACAATAATGGTATCTTTGAAGTAGCTATCTTTATTCGGTAAATCAAGTAATGTAGTACAGTTAATTTGAGAAGCAATTAATTCACAATTATTTAAAAGATTACTCTCATTTTTACCCTCATAATAAATATTCATTATTTGCTCTAGTGCAAACTTTGCTTCTTCATCCTCTAGATAGACTTTAACTTTTGGCATGGAATAATGTATTTCTGAAAATAAGTCTGCTTTTATAGATTGATAAGAGTCTTCTTCTCTAAAAAAAGGTCTGTTATTATTTCTAAAATAATATACCATGTGATTTTCCGAATCCTTTTGTTTCAATCTAAGCATCTCCTGAATTACAGTTAGGGAATGGCTAGTAAATATAATTTGGAGTTTAAGTTCTTTTGACTGCTCTTTTAATAATTTTAAAAGTCGTAATTGTGCGTCAGGATGTAAGGAAACATCAAGTTCATCTATACATAATATGCCACCTATATAGTTGGGCTCAGTAGAAATATTATGAAACGACAGTAATGCATTAATAATCCCACTCAAACTTTCTTGTCCAATCGATTGTGTGAGTATACTTGACGATTTAGGTTTTAAATATATCCCGGTATAATTAATTTTCGGTTTTGGTGTTTCGTATAATTCGTCAGTCTCCTCATCAATTGAACGCGGAAGCACTTTGTTATACATTTCTATATACTTTTTAGTAATAGTAAATTGATCACTTATATATTTTCTGCCAGTTATTTTAACTAAGTGATTATGCAGAGATTTAGATTCTCCAAAAGGGAAAAGCCTGCTAGTGCTTACGTAATATGTGGGTATTGGCATTCTTTCAGATCCCTTTATTCCAGTGTTTTTAAAAACTTCTTCTCCAATCTTATCATTTTGAATGCCTTCAGAGTTCACAGTTCTTGGTACTAATTTTAATTTCGGACCATTGGGATGCGAAGTCCTTACTCTTTTATAAACTTCATGTGCTTTATAGTGGTATTTTAAAGTTACTTCGTAATAATCATCATTTTTTCTAGAATCCTTATGCTCATCTTTGGATAAAATGAAGTAGTTATTAAATTCGGGATGGAAATCTTTATTATTTAACGTTTTAAACTCTTTTGTCCCGGAACCATTTGCAATTATACCTAATAAAGTTGATTTTCCTAATCCATTACCACCAGAAATTAAAGTAAGACCAGGCGATATATTAATAGTTTGATTTATGAATTTTCTGAACTTTTTTATCTTTAATTCTCTTAACATTTTATTTCTCCTAATTCTTTTAATTTTTATAAAACCATTCATTAAAAAAATTGCTATACCCCAATTTTCTGATCAGGTTTGGTTCTGGAGAGTTTTTTTGACAAAGAACTCAACTTCCATATTCCTACATTTTTATCAGCGTCATATCTGTGTTCTACAGATATAATAGAGTTAACTTTATTGAAAGGAATTATTAAACTTTCAAAAACTTTTGGATCGTTGAATGGCGTAGCAACAATAGTATTAGAAAAGGATTTATGTGAGATAACTACGTTTTCATAAATATCTCCATTCTCCAATTTGATGGTTGAAATAACATCAGTTTTAATTTCCTTTAAAAAATAGTTAAAATAAAAAAGGAAGAGAGGGAGAAATACAAACAAAATTATAATTAATTGAGCTATCGCCTCAGACGCCTCAGAGTGGTTTTCACTTATAATTATTTGTTTGTCTTCAATTCTGACTATTTGGTCAATGACAGACGCTAAGAAAACTGAGAATATTACAACTCCTAAAATGTTTAAAATGAAAATTATTATTAAGTATATCTTTCTGTTATTTGTATAATTCTTTACCCAAAAATCAACTCGAGTGGTGTTTTGGATATAAGTAATAATTAACATAAAAACGAAAAGCAACAGAATCACGCCCATGATAAACACCAGGATAGTATTGCCTACATAAGCATTAAATTCTCTAGTTGGAATATTCCATTCAATAGACCAAGGTACTAAAGTCAATGGGAAAATAATGAATATTCCAATAAAAGCAAAAAGGTTATAAGTAAATTGAACAAAGGGTGATTGTATTGCTCTTTCTGCTTTTTTTGATTTCAAAAGTATAAAAATAAAAGGGATGAAAACACCTAAAAGAAAAGGTATGGATTTAAAAATAATATCTACAATTGATTGAATGATTTGAAGCATTACTATCCTCCAGAAATTTATACGTTTTTAATTTTCACAAGCCCATCCATCATTATCGCGATCCATCTTATCTTGATAAGCAGGGTGATCAGCAGCTACCCCACCTGGATAGACAGTTCTCAAGTGTGTGCAGTTATCAAAAAACTCCGCTTCTTGTGCTGGCGGCGCGGATGCAGCGGCAGCTTCAGCCTCAGCTGCCTCTTGAGCAGCAGCTTCTTCTTCAGCCAGTGCTAGTGCAGCGGCTTCTTCCTCAGCCTTCTTTTTTGCAAGAGATTCTTCTTCGGCTTTCTTTTTGGCTGCTTCCTCTTCAGCTTTTTCCTTTGCTGCTATTGCGACAGCCTCTTCTTCAGCCTGTTTCTTGGCTGCGGCTTCTTCCTCCGCTTTTTTCTTTGCTTCAGCATCGGCTTTTTCTTTTGCTTCCTGTTCAGCCGCAGCCTTTTCTTCAGCCTCTTTTGCTTCCGCAGCAACACGTTCAGCTTCTTCAGCTTCTGCTGCTACCTCTGCACTTTCAGCCTCTTGAGTGTCTGTAGCGATTTGTTCGTCAGGGTTTGATACGGTTATCACACATCCGGTTAAGGCCATCACGAGACCTACGCTTAAGATCGCTGCAGGTTTACGTGACTTGGCCTTCAGTTTCTTATTCGTATTCCATTCGTAGATTCCCCAGCTGGCCAGAGCGGCCCCGATAGTGAAGAGCGGGAAGTTAAATAACAGGATAAGAAAAACTATTAAGCATACAATCAATAACCACATTAGACTTGCACCTCCTGGACTAATTTAAAGCCTTTGGTTTTCAGATGATTCATTTCGTGATTAAAGAAGAGAATTAAGTCAGTTGCAGGCGTAGTGGCATTATAGACGCTCTGAAACTTATTACGATCCACAGATACAGCTGCAATACAGCCATGCTCAGCAGGTTCAACCGCATAGCTATTTGCGTAGATGTTGATATGCACTTTTTGAAGTGGAAAGAGGTTAAACAACTCTCCAACTATTTTTAGCATCATGCTCGAGACAATCTCTTTTTGAAGCTGATAGTATTTCCCCTTAGCCATCTGCTTGTTAGAAAGCTTGCCTGTAGCAGTGAGACTGATAACGTGAGAGGGAGCATAGTCATCAGGAAGAGCTACCTCAACAAATGCGGTATTTGATCCGGGATATGTAACGTCCACATCGGCACCAATGTCCATCAACGTTTTAAACGGATTCTTTGAAGAGATTAATCGGGTCATCCCTTCCTGATCACCATTAAGTATCTTTTCGGCTTGAGCGATCGAACTGTTCCAATTTTCATAGATTTCTCTATCCTGGTTTTTGGCTTCAGGTAGAGACTCAGATAAAGAGACTTTACGCGCATCGATCCTGTTAAATAGCTTATCTCTGAGAGTCGGTTTATACTCTTCAATGGTTTTTAAAGCTGCAAGATAATTTGGTCCCTGATCTTCACTTGCGAATGGGGGAGGGGAGGCGAAGCGTTTTTCCCAGTCGATAGGATCAGATACATTAAGGTGCATTTTAGTCAGGGAATCAATCTGGCTATCATACTCATTAACGATTTGACGATTGTTTTGCTGCATCTGCTGTTTATTTTGATTAGCAACAGCTCTGGATTGAGTTCTTTGAGCAGTCGCGCCGGACTTTCTTGTAAGGCTGCTTGTTTTTGAAATCCCGGTACCAGGTATCCCGGCTGTCACTTTAGTTCCGGATCTGCTATTGGTGCTTATTCTCGCACCTTTAACGCCTGCTGAGATACCAACACTTTTTTTACCGACATTAATCCTTACACCAGGAGCGACTTTGAAAGATTTTTTGAATTTGACCATGCTGTT contains the following coding sequences:
- the groES gene encoding co-chaperone GroES; the encoded protein is MLKPLGDRVVIELVESEEKTSSGIVLPDSAKEKPQEGKVVAVGTGRVLENGERVELEVSVDDRIIFSKYAGTEVKYQGTEYLILRESDILAVVN
- the groL gene encoding chaperonin GroEL (60 kDa chaperone family; promotes refolding of misfolded polypeptides especially under stressful conditions; forms two stacked rings of heptamers to form a barrel-shaped 14mer; ends can be capped by GroES; misfolded proteins enter the barrel where they are refolded when GroES binds), whose translation is MAKEIKFSEEARRSMLRGVDQLANAVKVTLGPKGRNVVLEKKFGSPLITNDGVTIAKEIELEDAFENMGAKLVAEVASKTNEIAGDGTTTATVLAQAMIREGLKNVTAGANPVGVRKGIEKAVQTALEELKAISKPIEGKESIAQVAAISAADEEVGQLIAEAMERVGNDGVITIEESKGFTTELDVVEGMQFDRGYASPYMVTDSDKMEAVLDNPYILITDKKIGNIQEVLPVLEQVVQQNKPLLIVAEDVEGEALATLVVNKLRGTFNAVAVKAPGFGDRRKAMLEDLAVLTGGEVITEDLGLDLKSANISQLGRAAKVVVTKENTTVVEGAGDAEKIGGRVAQIRAQIEETTSDFDKEKLQERLAKLAGGVAVIKVGAATETELKERKLRIEDALNSTRAAVEEGIVSGGGTALVNVYNKVASVEAEGDVATGINIVLRALEEPIRQIAHNAGLEGSIIVDRLKKEEVGVGFNAANGEWVNMIESGIVDPTKVTRSALQNAASVAAMFLTTEAVVADIPEENTGGGMPDMGGMGGMM
- a CDS encoding DUF4236 domain-containing protein produces the protein MVKFKKSFKVAPGVRINVGKKSVGISAGVKGARISTNSRSGTKVTAGIPGTGISKTSSLTRKSGATAQRTQSRAVANQNKQQMQQNNRQIVNEYDSQIDSLTKMHLNVSDPIDWEKRFASPPPFASEDQGPNYLAALKTIEEYKPTLRDKLFNRIDARKVSLSESLPEAKNQDREIYENWNSSIAQAEKILNGDQEGMTRLISSKNPFKTLMDIGADVDVTYPGSNTAFVEVALPDDYAPSHVISLTATGKLSNKQMAKGKYYQLQKEIVSSMMLKIVGELFNLFPLQKVHINIYANSYAVEPAEHGCIAAVSVDRNKFQSVYNATTPATDLILFFNHEMNHLKTKGFKLVQEVQV
- a CDS encoding AAA family ATPase gives rise to the protein MLRELKIKKFRKFINQTINISPGLTLISGGNGLGKSTLLGIIANGSGTKEFKTLNNKDFHPEFNNYFILSKDEHKDSRKNDDYYEVTLKYHYKAHEVYKRVRTSHPNGPKLKLVPRTVNSEGIQNDKIGEEVFKNTGIKGSERMPIPTYYVSTSRLFPFGESKSLHNHLVKITGRKYISDQFTITKKYIEMYNKVLPRSIDEETDELYETPKPKINYTGIYLKPKSSSILTQSIGQESLSGIINALLSFHNISTEPNYIGGILCIDELDVSLHPDAQLRLLKLLKEQSKELKLQIIFTSHSLTVIQEMLRLKQKDSENHMVYYFRNNNRPFFREEDSYQSIKADLFSEIHYSMPKVKVYLEDEEAKFALEQIMNIYYEGKNESNLLNNCELIASQINCTTLLDLPNKDSYFKDTIIVLDGDARYKKKPSLKEFLTNDPKGYNSIQNYPRNVLFLPGDFSPEENVFRILYELLLNEDKHHDFWYSVEHNTSLGNYYPQMLLNELENMISQQKLDRENLKKWFQSHESFFDQSGIYKYYYKAVLENDNITTLAESFIKLVTNKLAALKSKGF
- a CDS encoding DNA adenine methylase, yielding MPRATLTPLRYPGGKDKTYNYVKHLIRENNLTSYIEPFAGGAAVAIRLLLNEDVQKIYINDFDRSIYCFWKVIVSHPEKLIDKIIETPISMKEWDLQKKIQSNKENESELDVAFSTLFLNRTNRAGIIKAGVIGGKEQKGAYKMDCRFNKEKIIKRIELIASKADRIEVHNYDAIEFIEEVIKNTRNSLTFFDPPYYDKGPDLYTNFYDHNDHVELAKVIKGKMRNRYWILTYDIADKIEKLYSRHYYEKYYLNYSIAEPTRGQEFMFFSKKIKPGNLREHLQTV
- a CDS encoding excalibur calcium-binding domain-containing protein → MWLLIVCLIVFLILLFNFPLFTIGAALASWGIYEWNTNKKLKAKSRKPAAILSVGLVMALTGCVITVSNPDEQIATDTQEAESAEVAAEAEEAERVAAEAKEAEEKAAAEQEAKEKADAEAKKKAEEEAAAKKQAEEEAVAIAAKEKAEEEAAKKKAEEESLAKKKAEEEAAALALAEEEAAAQEAAEAEAAAASAPPAQEAEFFDNCTHLRTVYPGGVAADHPAYQDKMDRDNDGWACEN